The Bacteroidia bacterium DNA segment AATTTCTGTGAGTTTGTAATATTTTCTCGGAGGTCCGGAAGAAGATTCTTCCCAGCGATACGTTAATAAGCCTTCGTTTTTTAATCGCGTAAGCAAAGGATAAAGCGTTCCTTCCACCACAATTAATTTAGCTTGTTTCATTTTTTCGATGATTTCCGAAGGATAAGCATCTCCGCCCGACAAAATAGAAAGGATACAAAACTCGAGTACTCCTTTGCGCATTTGTGCTTTTGTGTTTTCTATGTTCATGGTTTTTAATTTGATGACGCAAAGATATGTATTTTAAATAATACTATGCAATACATAGTACTATAATTATATTTAATGTATTGATATACAGGTAGTATAAATTTTTCAAATCGTTTTTAAACCCTCTTTAATCGAAAGAAAGTAGCAGAAGTCCATAAAATCACACAATTAAATCATAAGTACAAACTAACATTTCTTAAAAACATTTTTAGAGCTGTTAGTACCTTACTAAGAGCTGTAAGTATCTACCTAAGAACTGTTAGTATGACACTAAGAACTGTTAGTGCCTACCTAAGAACTGTTAGTACCTCACTAAGAGCTGTAAGTGCCTACCTAAGAACTGTTAGTAAGATACTAAGAGCTCATACTGCCTCACTCACAGTTCATACTGAGACACTCACAGCTGTGACTAAGATACTCACAGCTCATTAATAAATGCTATTATCCTCTCAAGACGCTTGTTTAACAAGGCAATTCCGTTTTAAAAGTACTC contains these protein-coding regions:
- a CDS encoding PadR family transcriptional regulator; its protein translation is MNIENTKAQMRKGVLEFCILSILSGGDAYPSEIIEKMKQAKLIVVEGTLYPLLTRLKNEGLLTYRWEESSSGPPRKYYKLTEIGTKFLDELNMTWNELVEAVKKATSKK